Within Halarchaeum grantii, the genomic segment CGCCGGCCTTCACGACGAAGACGACGCGTTCGCGCTCGTCGTCGACGACGCAGTCGACGGCGGTAGCGTCCGTCGCGTCCTCGAAGGCGGCGATGAGCCGGCGCGCCTCGTCGGAGAGCGTGACCGTCACGGGTCAGTCGCTCGTCGTGCCCATGCGGAGGTCGACGTCGCCGGTTCCGAGGCGGACCGGCTTCCCGACGATGACGTTCTCGATGACGCCGTCGAGGTCGTCGGCCTCGCCGTAGATGGCGGCGTCGAGCAGGTGGTTGACGGTGACCTCGAAGGCCGCACGCGCGAGCACCGAGTCCTTGTTGCCGGAGATACCGTGCCGGCCGATGGACTGGATGGTGCCGTCGTTGGTCATGATGTCCGCGACCAGCATCAGGTGGCGGATGTTCACGTCGTCGAGGCCCTGCTCCTCGAGCGTCGTCATCGTCTCGTCGATGATGGCCTCGCGGGCCGCCTCGATGCCGAGGGTCTTGTGGACCTCGTGGATGTTGTTACACGTCGTCCGGGAGGCGTCGACGCCCTCGATCTTCAGCGTCTTCTTGAACGCCGAGCCCTCCGTGTAGAGGACGAACTCCTCGCCGTTCTCCGTCTCCTCCTTGCGGATGACGACGCGACTGATGTCCTCGATACCCTTGAAGACTATCTCGCGGAGCTGCTCGACGAGCTGCAGGAGCTCGCGATAGCTCGGCTCCTCGGGACCGAACTCGAGGACGGTCCCCGACTGGGTGACCGCGACGCCGAGGTTGTCCTGAATGGTGTCCGCGATCTCGCCGGCGATCTCGGTCGTGCTCTCGACCGTCGGCCAGCGCTCCGCGAGCGTGTCCTCGTTCAGGTCGATGGAGACGATCATGTCCGCGACGTTCGTCGAGATGTCCCCGAGCGCGAGGATCTTCGTCGCCTCGATGTTCCAGACGACCTCGTGGGCGCGCTCGCGGTCCGTCGCGTACTCGTCCTCGAGGTGGACGGTCATCATCGGCGTGTCCGGGTTCTTCCGGGCGTCCACGAGCTCGATGAGTCGCGGGAGGCCCTGCGTGACGTCGATCTCCGCGACGCCCGCGTAGTGGAAGGTGTTCATCGTCATCTGCGTCCCGGGCTCACCGATGGACTGCGCGCTCACCGTCCCGACGGGGTCGAGCGGGTCGACTCGCGAGCTCTTGTACTGGGCCTCGACGGCCTTCGCGATGTAGTTGGCGTTCTCCGTGTCGACGCCCTCGCGGTCCTCGATGGTGTCGTACACGCGGTCCTTCAGCCGGCGCGGGAGTTCGGTGTCCTCCACGACGGCCTCGATGTCGTCTGTGATCTCGGTCATTTAGTCGTCACCCTCGGCGCTCCAGGTTTCGCCCTCCATCGTCCACGACTCGCCGTGCTCGGAGAGGTTCGTCGGCGGCTCGCGCTCGCCGATGAACTCCTCGAGCTCGGCCTCGCTCTCGAACTCGGATTCGAGGACGCGGTCGGCGATGCTGTCGACGTCGATATCGGCGTCCTCACCGGACGAGACGCGCACCGGGCTGGTGCCGTCCTCACCGAACTCGAACTGAACGATCGTGTCGGAGGTGTCCCGCACGGTGCCGTCGTACTGCGTTTCGAGCTCGGAGAGCGCGTTGATGAGGCGACGCTGGAGGTAGCCGGACTTGGAGGTCCGGACTGCCGTGTCGACGAGGCCCTCACGGCCACCCATCG encodes:
- the rpoA2 gene encoding DNA-directed RNA polymerase subunit A'', whose translation is MTEITDDIEAVVEDTELPRRLKDRVYDTIEDREGVDTENANYIAKAVEAQYKSSRVDPLDPVGTVSAQSIGEPGTQMTMNTFHYAGVAEIDVTQGLPRLIELVDARKNPDTPMMTVHLEDEYATDRERAHEVVWNIEATKILALGDISTNVADMIVSIDLNEDTLAERWPTVESTTEIAGEIADTIQDNLGVAVTQSGTVLEFGPEEPSYRELLQLVEQLREIVFKGIEDISRVVIRKEETENGEEFVLYTEGSAFKKTLKIEGVDASRTTCNNIHEVHKTLGIEAAREAIIDETMTTLEEQGLDDVNIRHLMLVADIMTNDGTIQSIGRHGISGNKDSVLARAAFEVTVNHLLDAAIYGEADDLDGVIENVIVGKPVRLGTGDVDLRMGTTSD